DNA sequence from the Tepidibacillus fermentans genome:
ATGGTTGAGATAAGAAGCGTTGAATCTTACGTGCACGGGCTACCGTAAGTTTATCTTCGTCCGATAACTCGTCCATACCTAAGATTGCAATAATATCTTGTAACTCTTTATATCTTTGAAGGATTTGCTGTACTCCTCGTGCTACTTGATAATGCTCTTCACCTACAATTGCAGGAGAAAGCATACGGGATGTGGAAGCTAATGGATCCACAGCAGGGTAAATACCAAGCTCAGCAATCTTACGATCTAGGTTTGTAGTCGCATCTAAGTGCGCAAATGTCGTTGCTGGAGCTGGGTCTGTATAGTCGTCCGCAGGTACATAAATCGCTTGAATTGAGGTTACAGAACCTTTCTTCGTTGATGTAATCCGTTCTTGTAATTGACCCATTTCTGTAGCGAGAGTTGGTTGATAACCTACCGCAGATGGCATACGTCCTAATAACGCAGACACCTCAGAACCAGCCTGTGTGAAGCGGAAAATATTGTCAATGAAAAGTAACACGTCTTGACCTTCCGCATCACGGAAGTATTCAGCCATTGTTAAACCGGTTAATGCAACACGTAAACGAGCCCCTGGAGGTTCATTCATCTGACCAAATACCATCGCTGTTTTACTAATAACACCAGAATCTCTCATTTCGTGATAAAGATCATTTCCTTCACGTGTACGTTCACCAACGCCTGCAAATACTGAAAGGCCGCCATGCTCTTGAGCAATATTATTGATTAATTCTTGAATAAGAACGGTTTTACCTACTCCAGCACCACCAAACAGACCAATCTTTCCACCCTTAGCATAAGGAGCAAGTAAGTCTACCACTTTTATCCCTGTTTCAAGAATTTCATCTTGAGTGGATAATTCCTTAAAGGATGGAGCTGGACGATGAATTGGATGGAGTAAATCTTCAGTTACTTCAACAGGACCCGCTTCGTCAATTGGCTGTCCCAATACGTTAAAAACCCGACCAAGTGTTGTAGGTCCAACTGGTACGCTAATTGGTCTACCAGTGTCCACCGCTTGCATACCACGTACGAGACCATCTGTCGAAGACATAGCTACGCAACGAACGACATTGTCGCCAAGATGAAGAGCAGCTTCTACCACAAGGTTAATATCTACTTCACCAGGAGACGTTGCTTTATGTTCAATTTTAATCGCATTATAGATTTCAGGTAATGACCCGCGTTCGAATTCGATATCGACAACTGGGCCAGTAACCGCGACGATACGTCCGACGTTCATCGATGTACCTCCTTACTAAATTGGAAATTAGGATAACGCATTCGCTCCACCGACAATCTCAGAAATTTCTTGTGTAATCGATGCTTGTCTAGCACGGTTATAATTTAGTGTTAATGTTGCAATCATCTCTGTAGCATTGTCAGTTGCATTGCCCATTGCAGTCATCCGTGCACCATGTTCACTTGCCTTGGCATTTAATAGAGCATTATAGATTACCGTTTCTGCAAAACGAGGAAGTAAATCATTCAATACCTCGATTGCAGATGGTTCAAACTCATATGGTGAATAATTACCTGCTCCACTATCAGCTAGATCTGCTAATGGGAGAAGTTTTTCAACAACGGGTGTTTGCGAAATGGCACTATTAAATCGGTTATATACAAGGTATAGCTCATCAAACACTTTTTCCGCATACATGGCTACCGCTGTCTTTGCAATCTGTTTGATATCCGCAAATTGTGGGCTATCGGATAACCCAACAATCTCACCGATTAATGGGTAATTGCGTTTCTTTAAAAAATCTCTTCCCTTACGACCAATCACAAAGATCGAATATTCATCGTTTGATTGATGTCTTTCTTTCACTGTACTTGTTAAAAGCCTAAGGATATTCGCATTATATCCTCCAGCTAGTCCCCGATCCGATGTCATCACGATATAACCCGTTTTCTTAATCTCACGTGTTTCGAGTAATGGATGGCTGACATCTTCTGTCGCAGAAGCAATCGCACCAATCACTTCACGAATCTTATCGGTATATGGACGAGAAGCTTCTGCTCGTTCTTGTGCACGGCGAAGTTTGGCTGCTGCAACCATCTTCATCGCTTTGGTGATTTGTTGGGTGTTTTGAACACTTCTAATCCGCCGTTTGATCTCACGAGTCCCTTGCAATCATTTCACCACCTTAGTCTAAAAGAACTTTCATCCTTCGTGGTTCATCTATATATTGGATACGACGAATGTCTTTTTAAAGTTTTCAATGGCTTTCGCTAATTTTTCTTCTGTTTCTTTTCCTAAATCTTTCGTCTCACGAATCTCTTGGAATACATCTGCAGCATTTTGATCCATATAAGCCAGCAATTCTTTTTCAAATCGTTTTACATCATGTACAGGAATATCATCTAGATATCCCTTAATTGCGGAATAGATGGATACAACTTGCTTTTCGACAGGCATTGGTTGATATTGATCTTGCTTTAAGATTTCCATGGTTCTTTCACCACGAATTAATCTCGCTTGTGTCGCTTTATCTAAATCGGAACCGAACTGTGCAAATGCAGCTAATTCACGATATTGTGCAAGGTCAAGACGTAATGTACCTGCAACTTTTTTCATCGCCTTAATTTGTGCATTACCACCTACACGAGATACGGATAAACCGACGCTGACAGCAGGACGCATACCAGAGTAGAATAAATCAGACTCTAGGAAGATTTGTCCATCTGTGATGGAAATCACGTTTGTCGGAATATAGGCAGATACGTCACCTGCTTGTGTTTCAATAAATGGAAGTGCTGTTAATGAGCCTCCACCTAATTTATCACTAAGTTTCGCGGCTCTTTCTAGTAAACGAGAGTGTAAGTAGAATACGTCTCCTGGATAAGCCTCACGACCTGGCGGGCGACGTAATAAGAGTGAAAGCTCACGATAGGCCGCAGCTTGTTTTGATAGATCATCATAAACAACTAACACGTGCTGACCTTTGTACATAAAATATTCACCCATTGCTACCCCTGCATATGGAGCTAAGAAAAGTAGTGGAGCTGGGTCGGATGCACTTGCAGTGACGACGATTGTGTAATCCATCGCTCCATGTTTACGTAGTGTTTCTACCACACCTGCTACAGTAGATTGTTTTTGGCCGATTGCAACATAGATACAAATCATGTCTTGGCCTTTTTGGTTAATAATCGTATCAATAGCAATCGCTGTTTTACCCGTTTGACGGTCTCCGATGATTAACTCACGCTGACCCCGTCCTATCGGTACCATGGAGTCGATTGCTTTAATACCTGTCTGCATGGGTTCATGGACTGATTTACGATCAATAACACCAGGTGCAGGAGATTCGATTGGCCGAGTAGCTGTCGTTTCAATTGGACCTAAACCATCCAAGGGCTGGCCTAGAGGGTTAACCACACGACCTAATAAAGCTTCACCTGCTGGAACTTCCATGATTCTACCTGTTCGCTTTACTTGATCTCCTTCACGAATTTCTGTGTAAGGTCCAAGGATAACAACACCCACGTTTTGTTCTTCAAGGTTAAGGGCCATACCCATGACACCATTAGAAAATTCCAATAATTCACCAGCCATTACCTTTTCCAGACCATGGACACGGGCGATACCATCCCCTACTTGTATTACCGTACCAATATCAGCTACTTCAACTTCTGATTGGAAAGATTCAATTTGTTGTTTAATCAGTAAGCTGATTTCCTCAGGTTTGATACTCATTTTTCCACCCCTATCTCAATTAAGCTCGAGATGCCATAAGGCTTCTTTTTACCATTAATAATTTCTTTTTCAAGCTCCCATCGTATAAACGGTCTCCAATTTGAATGACCATTCCACCAATGATGTTTGGATCAACGATATTATGTAAACGTACCGTTTTCCCGATTTTTGTTTGGATTGATTGCGTGATCTTGTCTTTTTCTTCTTGGGTTAAAGCAATCGCAGTAGTTGCTGTTACATCGACAATTCCACGCACTTGATTGGAAAGGTGTGTATAAGCTTCCGCAATCGCTTCTACATATTCTTCTCGTCCACCTTCTATCAGCCGAAGGAGTAATTTTTTGCTAACTGATGAGATTGAATCGCCAAAAGCAGTATCA
Encoded proteins:
- the atpD gene encoding F0F1 ATP synthase subunit beta — translated: MNVGRIVAVTGPVVDIEFERGSLPEIYNAIKIEHKATSPGEVDINLVVEAALHLGDNVVRCVAMSSTDGLVRGMQAVDTGRPISVPVGPTTLGRVFNVLGQPIDEAGPVEVTEDLLHPIHRPAPSFKELSTQDEILETGIKVVDLLAPYAKGGKIGLFGGAGVGKTVLIQELINNIAQEHGGLSVFAGVGERTREGNDLYHEMRDSGVISKTAMVFGQMNEPPGARLRVALTGLTMAEYFRDAEGQDVLLFIDNIFRFTQAGSEVSALLGRMPSAVGYQPTLATEMGQLQERITSTKKGSVTSIQAIYVPADDYTDPAPATTFAHLDATTNLDRKIAELGIYPAVDPLASTSRMLSPAIVGEEHYQVARGVQQILQRYKELQDIIAILGMDELSDEDKLTVARARKIQRFLSQPFHVAEQFTGFPGKYVPVKETVRGFKEILEGKHDDLPEAAFLYVGTIDEAVEKAKKM
- the atpG gene encoding ATP synthase F1 subunit gamma — protein: MQGTREIKRRIRSVQNTQQITKAMKMVAAAKLRRAQERAEASRPYTDKIREVIGAIASATEDVSHPLLETREIKKTGYIVMTSDRGLAGGYNANILRLLTSTVKERHQSNDEYSIFVIGRKGRDFLKKRNYPLIGEIVGLSDSPQFADIKQIAKTAVAMYAEKVFDELYLVYNRFNSAISQTPVVEKLLPLADLADSGAGNYSPYEFEPSAIEVLNDLLPRFAETVIYNALLNAKASEHGARMTAMGNATDNATEMIATLTLNYNRARQASITQEISEIVGGANALS
- the atpA gene encoding F0F1 ATP synthase subunit alpha; translated protein: MSIKPEEISLLIKQQIESFQSEVEVADIGTVIQVGDGIARVHGLEKVMAGELLEFSNGVMGMALNLEEQNVGVVILGPYTEIREGDQVKRTGRIMEVPAGEALLGRVVNPLGQPLDGLGPIETTATRPIESPAPGVIDRKSVHEPMQTGIKAIDSMVPIGRGQRELIIGDRQTGKTAIAIDTIINQKGQDMICIYVAIGQKQSTVAGVVETLRKHGAMDYTIVVTASASDPAPLLFLAPYAGVAMGEYFMYKGQHVLVVYDDLSKQAAAYRELSLLLRRPPGREAYPGDVFYLHSRLLERAAKLSDKLGGGSLTALPFIETQAGDVSAYIPTNVISITDGQIFLESDLFYSGMRPAVSVGLSVSRVGGNAQIKAMKKVAGTLRLDLAQYRELAAFAQFGSDLDKATQARLIRGERTMEILKQDQYQPMPVEKQVVSIYSAIKGYLDDIPVHDVKRFEKELLAYMDQNAADVFQEIRETKDLGKETEEKLAKAIENFKKTFVVSNI
- a CDS encoding F0F1 ATP synthase subunit delta codes for the protein MINGLVAKRYAKALFEVAYNNRILEQVEADLQLIVKVFRETEGFLSFLRHPLVDKEKKKQIIDTAFGDSISSVSKKLLLRLIEGGREEYVEAIAEAYTHLSNQVRGIVDVTATTAIALTQEEKDKITQSIQTKIGKTVRLHNIVDPNIIGGMVIQIGDRLYDGSLKKKLLMVKRSLMASRA